The following coding sequences are from one Haloarcula taiwanensis window:
- a CDS encoding serine/threonine protein phosphatase — MVASPTFHPDLDASHQRINSDEWEEIYVVGDIHGCRPALERLLNRLDPTTDELVVFVGDLVRKGPDSAGVIDIVRQTPNFRTVRGNNEQKLIDGRKSIPSLTDDDLSWIASLPAAISWDDSLVVHGGVDHRKPIAEHELTELLNMRSLVPDGSYDRPYWFETRRDRPRIFFGHTVLSEPFETPNAVGLDTGCVYGGQLTAYQCSTGDFITVEPETTHEDRSADSIVDPERAPPTSV, encoded by the coding sequence ATCTCGACGCATCACACCAGCGAATCAACAGCGATGAATGGGAGGAAATCTACGTTGTCGGCGACATCCACGGCTGCCGCCCGGCGCTCGAACGACTCCTGAACCGGCTGGACCCCACTACGGACGAACTCGTCGTCTTTGTCGGTGACCTCGTTCGAAAAGGTCCGGACAGCGCCGGTGTCATCGATATCGTCCGGCAAACGCCGAACTTCCGTACGGTTCGAGGAAACAACGAACAGAAACTCATCGACGGCCGCAAATCGATACCGTCGCTGACTGACGACGACCTCTCGTGGATCGCCTCGCTCCCGGCGGCGATATCGTGGGACGATTCGCTGGTGGTCCACGGCGGCGTCGACCATCGCAAGCCCATCGCGGAACACGAACTGACCGAACTGCTGAACATGCGGTCTCTTGTCCCCGACGGGAGCTACGACCGCCCGTACTGGTTCGAAACGCGCCGTGACCGTCCTCGCATATTTTTCGGTCACACGGTGCTTTCCGAGCCGTTCGAGACACCCAACGCGGTCGGTCTGGACACCGGGTGCGTGTACGGCGGGCAACTGACGGCGTACCAGTGTTCCACAGGCGACTTCATAACTGTCGAACCGGAGACAACTCACGAAGACCGCTCGGCCGACAGTATTGTCGATCCGGAACGCGCCCCACCCACGTCTGTGTAA